A section of the Rubrobacter naiadicus genome encodes:
- a CDS encoding DNA-3-methyladenine glycosylase — protein MIPEEALPAGFFDRDPREVAVDLIGCVLTHRSPEGTASGMIVETEAYRPEDPACHAYRGPDSRNRMLFGPPGVSYVYLSYGMHRLFNVVCEPEGVGSAVLVRALRPLEGLDLMVRRRGRPSHLCDGPGRLAQALGIELHHDGCDLTVGPLTIRYGPPPEGEIVSTTRIGIRRGTELPRRYLLHGDPNVSVRPRTLCGRGLARSGHLAGSGLP, from the coding sequence GTGATCCCGGAGGAGGCGCTCCCGGCCGGATTCTTCGACCGGGATCCCCGGGAGGTGGCGGTGGATCTCATCGGGTGCGTGCTGACCCACCGCTCCCCGGAGGGGACCGCCTCCGGGATGATCGTCGAGACCGAGGCTTACCGTCCGGAGGATCCCGCCTGCCACGCGTACCGCGGGCCGGACTCCCGCAACCGGATGCTCTTCGGTCCTCCCGGCGTATCTTACGTGTACCTCTCCTATGGTATGCATCGTCTGTTCAACGTGGTCTGCGAGCCGGAAGGCGTGGGGAGCGCGGTGCTCGTCAGGGCCCTGCGTCCGCTGGAGGGGTTGGATCTCATGGTCCGCCGTCGTGGACGCCCGTCGCATCTCTGCGACGGTCCCGGACGGCTCGCCCAGGCTCTGGGCATAGAGCTTCACCACGACGGGTGTGACCTCACCGTCGGTCCCCTCACCATCCGCTACGGACCTCCCCCGGAAGGGGAGATCGTATCCACGACCAGGATAGGCATAAGACGTGGAACGGAGCTGCCGCGGCGGTATCTTCTGCACGGAGATCCCAACGTCTCCGTGCGACCCAGGACGCTCTGTGGACGTGGCCTCGCCCGTTCGGGTCATCTTGCCGGCAGTGGGTTGCCGTAG
- a CDS encoding GNAT family N-acetyltransferase — translation MARRIRSGYSFVMRLIRRPRKLIGEKVELRHHSRRHYPLYGEWYADEEIWNLTSWAPAPLSRRESERLFRDREASPTEESFAIHVRGEDEPIGIISLVNINKTKGSADLSVMLGPPESRGKGYGPEAIGLLLDHAFGTLRLERVGLSVFEFNERAISAYRKLGFREDGRMRQAIKRGGQLHDAILMSLSKEEWEARGTGGASRP, via the coding sequence ATGGCACGAAGGATCCGAAGCGGATATAGTTTCGTCATGAGGCTCATCCGCAGGCCACGCAAGCTGATCGGGGAGAAGGTGGAACTCAGACACCACTCACGCCGGCACTATCCGCTCTACGGCGAATGGTACGCGGACGAGGAGATATGGAACCTCACCAGCTGGGCCCCCGCCCCGCTGAGCCGGCGCGAGTCGGAGAGGCTTTTCCGGGACCGGGAGGCATCCCCCACCGAGGAATCCTTCGCTATCCACGTGAGGGGAGAGGACGAGCCGATCGGGATAATAAGCCTGGTGAACATCAACAAGACGAAGGGTTCGGCGGATCTTTCGGTCATGCTCGGACCGCCGGAGAGCAGGGGGAAGGGCTACGGACCGGAGGCGATCGGCCTGCTCCTGGATCACGCCTTCGGCACGCTGCGTCTGGAGCGGGTCGGCCTCTCGGTCTTCGAGTTCAACGAGCGGGCTATCTCCGCCTACCGCAAGCTGGGGTTCCGGGAAGACGGCCGGATGCGCCAGGCCATAAAGCGCGGCGGGCAGCTGCACGATGCCATCCTGATGTCACTCTCGAAAGAAGAGTGGGAAGCGAGGGGCACCGGCGGGGCTAGCCGCCCCTGA
- the thrS gene encoding threonine--tRNA ligase gives MSSVRLPDGTELHVEPGERARDVARRIGSRLARDAVAARVDGRLVDLEAPLDGAREFEVITRDSPEGLYVMRHSAAHVMAQAILELYPGSRLTIGPPVEDGFYYDIEVAGRITEEDLPRIEEKMREIVERDLPIRREEVSKEEAERLYSDNPYKLELIRDLEDGEISIYRQGDFYDLCRGPHVPSTGRIGAFKLQSVAGAYWRGDENNPMLTRIYGTAWPTEKQLKAYLRRLEEARARDHRRIGRELDLFTFSPDVGAGIPIFLPKGEMLRHLMESFVRRVQSRHGYEHVWTGNVVNEKLYARSGHLDHYRDAMFPPMKDGENVYRLKPMNCPSHMVLFNSRAHSYRDLPVRYAEFATLYRYEKSGELSGLTRVRALTQDDAHVFCTEEQVQEEFARALAIIREVLDTYGFTDYRVRLSLRDPDSSKYIADEEKWQRAEDALRRALDAAGISYEPVEGEAAFYGPKADFMAKDVLGREWQLSTIQVDFIQPGRLGCEYVGEDGEKHTPVLLHRAVTGTTERFMAVLIEHYAGAFPVWLAPVQAVVIPVADRHLEYAGIVSEKLGGAGVRVEVDDSPSTMQKKIRENARKKVPYLLVVGDAEAEAGSVNVRRRGQKEQEEMTVDGFAALVRSEVEEVLGPHGLHG, from the coding sequence ATGTCTTCAGTCAGGTTGCCCGATGGAACTGAGTTGCACGTCGAGCCCGGTGAGCGGGCCAGGGACGTCGCGCGGAGGATAGGCTCGCGCCTGGCGCGCGATGCCGTGGCGGCGCGCGTGGACGGGCGGCTCGTCGACCTCGAAGCACCGCTGGATGGGGCACGGGAGTTCGAGGTCATAACCAGGGATTCACCTGAGGGGCTCTACGTGATGCGTCATTCGGCGGCGCATGTGATGGCGCAGGCGATACTCGAGCTCTATCCCGGCAGCAGGCTCACCATCGGACCGCCGGTCGAGGACGGTTTCTACTACGACATCGAGGTGGCGGGGCGCATAACCGAGGAGGATCTGCCGCGCATCGAAGAGAAGATGCGCGAGATCGTGGAGAGGGATCTCCCCATAAGGCGTGAGGAGGTCTCCAAAGAGGAGGCCGAGCGGCTCTACTCGGACAACCCGTACAAACTGGAGCTGATCCGGGATCTGGAGGACGGGGAGATCTCCATCTACCGGCAGGGTGATTTCTACGATCTCTGCCGGGGGCCGCACGTGCCGAGCACGGGCAGGATCGGGGCTTTCAAGCTGCAGAGCGTCGCGGGGGCCTACTGGCGCGGGGACGAGAACAACCCCATGCTCACCCGCATCTACGGCACCGCCTGGCCTACGGAGAAGCAGCTCAAGGCTTACCTGCGACGGCTCGAGGAAGCTCGGGCGCGCGATCACCGCAGGATCGGACGCGAGCTCGATCTGTTCACCTTCTCGCCCGACGTCGGCGCTGGCATCCCCATCTTTCTGCCCAAGGGTGAGATGCTCAGGCACCTCATGGAGAGCTTCGTGCGCAGGGTGCAGAGCCGCCACGGTTACGAGCATGTCTGGACCGGCAACGTCGTGAACGAGAAGCTTTATGCCCGCTCGGGGCACCTCGACCACTACCGGGATGCGATGTTCCCGCCGATGAAAGACGGAGAGAACGTCTACCGGCTCAAACCGATGAACTGTCCGAGCCACATGGTTCTCTTCAACTCCCGCGCCCACTCCTACCGGGATCTTCCGGTCCGCTACGCGGAGTTCGCCACCCTCTATCGTTACGAGAAGAGCGGGGAACTCTCCGGCCTGACGCGGGTGCGCGCGCTCACCCAGGATGACGCCCACGTCTTCTGCACCGAGGAGCAGGTACAGGAAGAGTTCGCTCGGGCGCTCGCGATTATCCGGGAAGTGCTCGATACCTACGGTTTTACCGACTACCGGGTGCGGCTCTCGCTGCGCGATCCGGACAGCAGCAAGTACATCGCCGACGAGGAGAAGTGGCAGCGGGCCGAGGATGCCCTGCGGAGGGCGCTCGACGCCGCCGGGATATCCTACGAGCCGGTCGAGGGAGAGGCTGCTTTCTACGGGCCGAAGGCGGATTTCATGGCCAAAGACGTGCTCGGGCGTGAGTGGCAGCTCTCGACGATCCAGGTCGACTTCATCCAGCCCGGGCGGCTCGGGTGCGAGTACGTCGGTGAGGACGGGGAGAAGCACACCCCGGTTCTTCTGCACCGGGCGGTGACGGGAACCACCGAGCGTTTCATGGCCGTGCTCATCGAGCACTACGCGGGGGCGTTCCCGGTCTGGCTCGCCCCGGTGCAGGCGGTGGTGATCCCGGTCGCGGATCGTCACCTGGAGTACGCCGGGATCGTGAGCGAAAAGCTCGGTGGCGCAGGAGTGCGCGTCGAGGTCGACGACTCGCCGAGCACGATGCAGAAGAAGATCCGGGAGAACGCCCGCAAGAAGGTCCCCTACCTCCTCGTAGTCGGGGATGCCGAGGCCGAAGCCGGGAGCGTCAACGTGCGTCGTCGCGGGCAGAAGGAGCAGGAAGAGATGACCGTGGACGGGTTCGCCGCGCTGGTCCGGAGCGAGGTGGAGGAGGTTCTCGGTCCCCATGGACTTCACGGCTGA
- a CDS encoding transglycosylase domain-containing protein gives MVRSRRLLLFLLALLAAAAGFSAGGYIGLMRAVDRLGEPSRASTGPTYIYSAPLGKRGDTRRVIGIIYPARNHLKTSLRDMPPGLLNAVVVKEDRRFREHGGVDTWGIIRALYADLKAGSTVQGASTITQQYVKNAYLSPAPTLTRKLREALISIEIERRYSKDEILAKYLNTVYFGNNAYGVGAASETYFGKPVKDLTTAEAATLVGLLWSPSTLGSDKEAARKQRDLVLKKMLGAGYITEQDYERALHEPMPERWPVNPPHRSGLEAPTLTRDFAAMVEQELTKRYGTRAVLEGNLSVYTTLDLEDQTSAWDVLYGPSGYLSHPGYPDAALVSLDPRTGDIKAMIGGHGRKSDFNLATQGRRQPGSSFKPFALIAAIEQGISPKREYVSEKKTYHLRKPGGRTEVWKVENYGGIERGPITLENALWQSDNTVFTDLVTNAKGRGLKDGPEKVVEVAREAGVEADYGRNPGPSVVLGTKETSPLEMAQGYATIANEGRRLKPRAIVRVVREEGKGREKVLYNAPARPRGERVIPKDVARKTLSIMIGDVTQGIAREAALPGRQVAGKTGTSENFFDSWFIGSTPRLTTAVWMGYAKGGKTLEGLIGPEAQRTGSTPTPTIIWHDYMQRALRGEPKERFEGVKPPSGSDATDFYGNPLPAR, from the coding sequence ATGGTTAGATCAAGGCGCCTCCTGCTTTTCCTTCTCGCCCTGCTCGCAGCAGCAGCCGGCTTCTCCGCCGGTGGCTACATCGGCCTGATGAGGGCGGTCGACCGCCTCGGAGAACCATCCAGAGCCTCCACCGGCCCCACCTACATATACTCGGCCCCCCTCGGCAAACGGGGCGACACCCGCCGGGTGATAGGCATCATCTATCCGGCGCGCAACCACCTCAAGACATCCCTCCGGGACATGCCGCCGGGCCTGCTCAACGCCGTGGTCGTAAAAGAAGACAGGCGCTTCAGGGAACACGGAGGGGTCGATACATGGGGGATAATCCGTGCCCTCTACGCAGACCTGAAGGCCGGGAGCACGGTGCAGGGAGCCTCGACCATCACCCAGCAGTACGTCAAGAACGCCTATCTCAGCCCGGCTCCCACGCTCACCCGCAAGCTGAGGGAGGCTCTGATCTCGATCGAGATAGAACGCCGCTACTCGAAGGACGAGATCCTGGCGAAGTATCTCAACACCGTCTACTTCGGGAACAACGCCTACGGTGTGGGGGCTGCCTCGGAGACCTACTTCGGAAAACCGGTGAAAGACCTCACTACCGCAGAGGCGGCCACGCTGGTGGGGCTCCTGTGGTCACCATCCACGCTCGGGTCCGACAAAGAAGCCGCCCGAAAACAGCGGGATCTCGTCCTGAAGAAGATGCTCGGGGCCGGGTACATCACGGAGCAGGACTACGAAAGAGCGCTCCACGAACCCATGCCGGAGAGATGGCCCGTCAACCCTCCACACAGGAGCGGGCTCGAAGCCCCGACGCTCACCAGAGACTTCGCGGCGATGGTCGAGCAGGAGCTGACGAAGCGGTACGGAACCCGCGCCGTGCTGGAAGGAAACCTGAGCGTTTACACGACGCTGGACCTCGAAGACCAGACGTCGGCCTGGGATGTGCTCTACGGACCTTCCGGCTACCTCTCCCACCCCGGTTATCCGGACGCAGCGCTGGTCTCTCTGGACCCGAGAACCGGCGACATAAAAGCGATGATCGGTGGTCATGGCAGGAAGTCCGATTTCAACCTGGCGACCCAGGGTCGCCGGCAGCCGGGCAGTTCCTTCAAGCCGTTCGCGCTGATAGCGGCGATCGAGCAGGGCATAAGCCCGAAGAGAGAGTACGTTTCGGAGAAGAAAACCTACCACCTCAGAAAGCCCGGAGGCAGGACCGAGGTCTGGAAGGTCGAGAACTACGGTGGTATAGAGCGCGGGCCGATCACGCTGGAGAACGCCCTCTGGCAGTCGGACAACACGGTCTTCACCGACCTCGTCACCAACGCGAAAGGCCGGGGCCTGAAAGACGGCCCGGAGAAGGTCGTCGAAGTGGCGAGAGAGGCCGGGGTCGAGGCCGACTACGGCAGAAATCCAGGCCCGTCGGTGGTTCTCGGGACGAAGGAGACTTCACCGCTCGAAATGGCGCAAGGCTACGCCACGATAGCCAACGAAGGCCGCAGGCTGAAACCGAGGGCGATCGTCCGGGTGGTGCGGGAGGAGGGCAAAGGCAGGGAGAAGGTCCTCTACAACGCCCCGGCTCGCCCAAGAGGCGAGCGTGTGATCCCGAAGGACGTCGCCCGGAAGACCCTGAGCATCATGATCGGCGACGTGACCCAGGGTATAGCCCGGGAGGCCGCCCTCCCGGGGCGTCAGGTAGCAGGGAAGACCGGAACCTCGGAGAACTTCTTCGATTCCTGGTTCATCGGCTCCACACCGCGACTCACCACCGCGGTGTGGATGGGATACGCGAAGGGAGGGAAGACCCTGGAAGGTCTCATCGGTCCGGAAGCGCAGCGGACCGGCAGCACCCCGACCCCCACGATCATCTGGCACGACTACATGCAGCGCGCGTTGCGCGGCGAACCGAAGGAGAGATTCGAAGGCGTGAAACCTCCCTCGGGATCGGACGCCACCGACTTCTACGGCAACCCACTGCCGGCAAGATGA
- a CDS encoding TrmH family RNA methyltransferase has protein sequence MSSKSGLRRYAKLRLKKYRERERLFLAEGEALVREAPVRPVALFERPEEVRALSTLTVPSGPVAVFPFVDVGFDELLCAGSPVVLLCEVQDPGNVGTVVRLAHAFGGAVALSRGCADLYNPKTVRATMGALFHVPVARDVDPVEFLRLSSEVGYRSAAAVVEGGVPPRRVPGGKVLLVVGNEGAGLPAGVVRACELRVTIPSRAPSLNAAVAASILLYEAAACVLP, from the coding sequence TTGAGCTCGAAGAGCGGTCTCAGGCGCTATGCGAAGTTGCGCCTGAAGAAATACCGGGAGCGGGAGAGGCTTTTTTTGGCCGAGGGGGAGGCTCTGGTACGCGAGGCTCCGGTCCGGCCAGTCGCCCTCTTCGAACGCCCGGAAGAGGTCCGCGCGCTCTCCACGCTCACGGTTCCCTCTGGGCCAGTCGCCGTCTTCCCCTTCGTGGACGTGGGCTTCGATGAGCTGTTGTGCGCTGGGTCGCCCGTGGTCCTGCTCTGCGAGGTACAGGATCCCGGCAACGTCGGCACCGTGGTGCGCTTGGCGCACGCTTTCGGCGGGGCGGTGGCGCTCTCCAGAGGATGTGCCGACCTGTACAATCCCAAGACCGTCAGGGCCACGATGGGGGCTCTGTTCCATGTACCGGTGGCACGGGACGTAGATCCGGTGGAGTTCCTGCGTCTCTCCTCTGAGGTCGGCTACCGGAGCGCTGCCGCGGTGGTGGAGGGTGGCGTCCCGCCGCGCCGGGTGCCCGGCGGGAAGGTGCTGCTGGTGGTGGGAAACGAGGGGGCCGGGCTCCCCGCAGGAGTGGTGCGGGCCTGCGAGCTGCGGGTGACCATACCGTCCCGGGCGCCCTCGCTCAACGCGGCGGTGGCCGCTTCGATCCTGCTCTACGAGGCTGCGGCGTGTGTGCTACCATAG
- the rpmI gene encoding 50S ribosomal protein L35, translating into MPKMKTHKGAAGRFEVGKRGKIKRRRSGHNHILEKKSPKRKRRLNTETTVHPNDVPQVRRLLGVR; encoded by the coding sequence ATGCCGAAGATGAAGACCCACAAGGGCGCCGCCGGGCGCTTCGAGGTGGGCAAGCGAGGGAAGATCAAGCGCCGGCGCAGCGGGCACAACCACATCCTGGAGAAGAAGAGCCCCAAGCGCAAGCGCCGGCTCAACACCGAGACCACGGTACATCCGAACGACGTGCCCCAGGTGCGCCGTCTGCTGGGGGTGAGGTAG
- the pheT gene encoding phenylalanine--tRNA ligase subunit beta, with the protein MRVPLGWLREYVDFDLSAEELAELFSLHSQEVEGIDQLGVLDGEVVVGEVVEFGPHPNADRLFVAKVDLGREEVQIVAGASNPHPGARVPVVLPGSTLAGVGKIKKARLRGLESYGMMMSERELGVSGDHEGILLLDGDFEVGRPLSDYFPIGETVLDIDVMPNRPDLWGMIGVARELSAILRTGFRVPESTFEEDGAKTAEYTLRVEEPDLCPRYDLRRVSSLTQGRAPVWMRRRIHAAGMRPVNGIVDVTNYVMLETGQPIHAFDSSKVRGGIVVRRARPGEKLTLLDGSTRTLNADTLVIADEERPLVVAGVMGAEDAEVDEGTSDVLVEVATFDGRSILETSSRLGLRTDASGRFERGLDPNMVDYTMERVCGLLSRLHGGRVAPDVLEHYPEPVEPWRVPLRLERAALLLGTDIDGEEAREVLEGLGCEVSKEQEGAFSVTVPTFRRDLRREVDLIEEIGRIVGLEKVPEEVPSTNLPGGLSVPQRRLRTLRRLLADLGLAETITYPFGPDLWEEVLSLEGDPVRVENPLSSEGRNLRRSLLPGLLEAAARNRSFGERGGALFEIGRTFEPRRMQDRQAALRFRFTGRSSGEVDETTLTGVVERPRLGVLLFGSFRPQGWNVPERRAGYFEVRGIAERIVPGAGFDPPGEGEVPAFLHPGRSARVLKEGREVGWAGELHPETAERFDLEGVPVAFLEVELSACDPDPEPHFEPFVNVPTVARDLAVVVGRDVRVGDMLHEIERLRVPILAGLRIFDVYEGEQVPEGKKSVAFGFTFQGPQTLTDEEVNAEIERIASRLGERFGAEIRGG; encoded by the coding sequence TTGCGCGTTCCGCTTGGCTGGCTGCGAGAGTACGTAGACTTCGATCTTTCTGCGGAGGAACTTGCCGAGCTTTTCTCCCTGCACAGTCAGGAGGTCGAGGGGATAGACCAACTCGGCGTCCTCGACGGCGAGGTGGTCGTGGGTGAGGTGGTGGAGTTCGGTCCTCATCCCAACGCCGACCGGCTCTTCGTGGCTAAGGTGGACCTGGGGAGGGAAGAAGTGCAGATAGTGGCCGGTGCTTCGAACCCCCACCCCGGGGCACGGGTGCCGGTGGTTCTGCCGGGCAGCACGCTCGCCGGCGTCGGTAAGATAAAGAAGGCCCGGCTGCGAGGGCTGGAGTCTTACGGGATGATGATGAGCGAGCGCGAGCTCGGCGTCTCTGGCGACCACGAGGGGATACTGCTCCTCGATGGTGACTTCGAGGTCGGACGCCCGCTCTCGGATTACTTCCCGATCGGGGAGACCGTGCTCGATATAGACGTGATGCCGAACCGACCGGATCTGTGGGGCATGATCGGGGTGGCCAGGGAACTCTCTGCGATCCTCCGCACGGGTTTCCGGGTGCCGGAGAGCACTTTCGAGGAGGACGGGGCGAAGACCGCGGAGTACACCCTGCGGGTGGAAGAGCCGGATCTCTGTCCCCGCTACGACCTGAGGCGTGTGAGTTCGCTCACGCAGGGCCGGGCGCCGGTCTGGATGCGCCGCAGGATACACGCGGCCGGCATGCGCCCGGTCAACGGCATCGTCGACGTGACCAACTACGTGATGCTCGAGACCGGGCAGCCGATCCATGCCTTCGACTCGTCCAAGGTGCGAGGCGGGATCGTGGTGCGCCGCGCCAGACCCGGGGAGAAGCTCACCCTGCTCGACGGCTCGACCCGCACTCTGAACGCTGACACGCTCGTCATCGCCGACGAGGAGCGTCCGCTCGTCGTCGCTGGTGTGATGGGGGCGGAGGACGCCGAGGTCGACGAGGGGACCTCGGACGTGCTCGTAGAGGTGGCGACCTTCGACGGACGCAGCATCCTCGAGACCTCCTCCAGGCTGGGGTTGCGCACCGACGCCTCCGGGCGCTTCGAGCGCGGGCTCGACCCGAACATGGTCGACTACACGATGGAGCGCGTGTGCGGGCTGCTCTCGCGGTTGCACGGGGGACGTGTGGCCCCCGACGTGCTCGAACACTACCCCGAGCCGGTCGAACCGTGGCGGGTTCCGCTCCGGCTCGAGAGGGCTGCCCTCCTGCTCGGCACGGACATCGATGGGGAGGAGGCCCGCGAGGTGCTGGAAGGGCTCGGATGCGAGGTCTCGAAAGAGCAGGAAGGGGCTTTCTCGGTCACGGTCCCCACTTTCCGACGCGATCTCAGGCGCGAGGTCGATCTCATCGAGGAGATCGGCAGGATCGTCGGGCTGGAGAAGGTTCCGGAGGAGGTGCCCTCCACGAACCTCCCCGGAGGTCTGAGCGTCCCTCAGCGCAGGCTCCGTACGCTCCGGCGTCTGCTCGCGGACCTCGGTCTCGCCGAGACGATAACCTATCCGTTCGGACCGGACCTCTGGGAGGAGGTATTGAGCCTGGAGGGAGACCCCGTGCGCGTCGAGAACCCGCTTAGCTCCGAGGGGCGCAACCTGCGGCGCTCGCTGCTGCCCGGGCTTCTGGAAGCGGCCGCGCGCAATCGTTCCTTCGGGGAGCGTGGCGGGGCACTCTTCGAGATAGGACGCACCTTCGAGCCCCGCAGGATGCAGGATCGCCAGGCGGCGCTGCGTTTCCGGTTCACCGGAAGGTCATCCGGAGAGGTGGACGAAACCACCCTTACGGGGGTCGTGGAGAGACCTCGTCTGGGGGTGCTCCTGTTCGGGTCTTTTCGACCGCAGGGGTGGAATGTTCCGGAGCGGAGGGCGGGATACTTCGAGGTGCGGGGCATCGCCGAGAGGATCGTACCCGGAGCCGGTTTCGACCCTCCGGGTGAAGGAGAAGTGCCCGCGTTCTTGCACCCGGGGCGATCGGCGCGGGTGTTGAAGGAAGGTCGTGAGGTCGGGTGGGCCGGCGAGCTTCACCCGGAGACGGCGGAGAGGTTCGATCTCGAAGGTGTGCCGGTGGCGTTTCTGGAGGTGGAGCTTTCCGCCTGCGACCCGGACCCCGAACCGCACTTCGAGCCGTTCGTCAACGTGCCGACGGTGGCACGCGACCTCGCGGTCGTGGTCGGGCGCGACGTGAGGGTGGGGGACATGCTGCACGAGATAGAGCGACTGCGGGTACCGATCCTCGCCGGGCTCCGGATTTTCGACGTCTACGAGGGCGAACAGGTCCCCGAAGGGAAGAAGAGCGTTGCCTTCGGGTTCACCTTCCAGGGCCCGCAGACGCTCACCGACGAGGAGGTGAACGCCGAGATAGAGCGCATCGCCTCCCGGCTGGGCGAGCGGTTCGGTGCGGAGATCAGGGGCGGCTAG
- the pheS gene encoding phenylalanine--tRNA ligase subunit alpha, with protein sequence MEALERIHELKSRALGEIERASSSAEVEEARVRHLGRSSELAGIRKSIGELPPEERREVGREVNLAVREVESALRERLAELAGAELEERLRGEAVDVTLPGVPYPKGHLHPTQRVVDEVVDFFVGLGYRVAEGPEVETDYYNFTALNIPPGHPARSMQDTFFLGEGLVLRTHTSPVQVRTMLSQEPPVYVVVPGRVYRRDSDPTHTPMFHQIEGLAVDRGLSLAHLKGTLAAMARHVFGEDVGIRLRPSYFQFTEPSVELDVSCFVCGGADAECRVCKGAGWLEMLGAGMVDPAVLEEVGYDPEEYTGFAFGMGPDRMAMVKYGIPDLRLFFEGDLRFLRQF encoded by the coding sequence ATGGAGGCCCTCGAGCGTATACATGAGCTTAAATCCCGGGCTCTGGGCGAGATCGAACGCGCCTCCTCCTCCGCCGAGGTGGAGGAGGCGCGCGTCAGGCACCTGGGGCGCAGCTCCGAGCTGGCGGGTATTCGGAAGTCCATAGGCGAGCTCCCCCCGGAGGAGCGTAGGGAGGTTGGCCGGGAGGTCAACCTCGCGGTGCGGGAGGTCGAGAGCGCGCTCAGAGAGCGGTTGGCGGAGCTCGCCGGTGCAGAGCTCGAAGAGCGTCTGCGTGGGGAGGCCGTGGACGTAACCCTCCCCGGTGTTCCCTATCCCAAAGGACACCTTCACCCCACGCAACGTGTGGTGGACGAGGTCGTGGACTTCTTCGTCGGGCTCGGGTACCGGGTCGCTGAGGGGCCGGAGGTCGAGACCGACTACTACAACTTCACAGCGCTCAACATCCCGCCCGGCCACCCGGCGCGCAGCATGCAGGATACCTTCTTCCTCGGCGAAGGGCTGGTCCTCAGGACGCACACCTCGCCGGTACAGGTCCGGACGATGCTCTCGCAGGAACCGCCGGTCTACGTGGTCGTCCCCGGCAGGGTCTACCGGCGCGATTCCGACCCCACCCACACCCCGATGTTCCACCAGATAGAGGGGCTCGCCGTCGACAGGGGCCTCTCGCTCGCCCACCTCAAAGGTACGCTCGCGGCGATGGCCCGCCACGTCTTCGGTGAGGACGTCGGGATACGTCTCAGGCCCAGCTACTTCCAGTTCACCGAGCCGAGCGTCGAGCTGGACGTGAGCTGTTTCGTCTGCGGCGGGGCCGACGCCGAATGCCGGGTATGTAAAGGGGCCGGCTGGCTCGAGATGCTCGGGGCCGGGATGGTGGACCCGGCGGTCCTGGAGGAGGTCGGCTACGACCCCGAAGAGTACACCGGGTTCGCCTTCGGGATGGGGCCGGATCGGATGGCGATGGTCAAGTACGGCATCCCGGATCTCCGGCTCTTTTTCGAGGGTGATCTGCGCTTCCTACGTCAGTTCTGA
- the rplT gene encoding 50S ribosomal protein L20 — MARAARSVHARKKRRKVLKEAKGYRGTKHSSYKRAKEQVWKSGVYAYVGRKQKKRDFRALWIQRINAAARQHGLSYSRFIQGVRLAGIDLDRKILADLAVNEPEAFAAVVSRVREALEENGRRPAAEG, encoded by the coding sequence TTGGCTCGGGCAGCGCGCAGCGTCCACGCCCGCAAGAAGCGGCGCAAGGTCCTCAAGGAGGCGAAGGGTTACCGCGGGACCAAGCACAGCTCGTACAAGCGGGCTAAGGAACAGGTCTGGAAGAGCGGCGTATACGCTTACGTCGGGCGCAAGCAGAAGAAGCGGGACTTTCGGGCGCTCTGGATCCAGCGCATAAACGCCGCCGCCCGCCAGCACGGACTCTCCTACTCCCGCTTCATCCAGGGGGTGAGGCTTGCGGGTATTGATCTCGATCGCAAGATCCTGGCCGACCTCGCCGTGAACGAGCCCGAGGCGTTCGCCGCCGTGGTCTCCCGGGTGCGAGAGGCCCTCGAGGAGAACGGCCGGCGCCCGGCTGCGGAGGGCTAG